From a region of the Actinomycetota bacterium genome:
- a CDS encoding sulfite oxidase-like oxidoreductase, translating to MGGFVSRGFRGRRRAGTEQAAKLPPGQYAERGFPVLTAGPTPRIDLAEWRLKVEGLVATPQEWTWEEVQALPRSSFAGDIHCVTRWSKLGTGFAGVSVDTLLDAAEPLPAASHVVAFCYGGYTTNLPLDDVRGGKAWVVWEHEGAPLPPEHGGPARLLVPHLYLWKSAKWLAGLRLLDHDAPGFWESLGYHNRGDPWREERYWGD from the coding sequence GTGGGCGGGTTCGTGTCGCGAGGGTTCAGGGGCCGCCGGCGCGCCGGGACGGAGCAGGCGGCCAAGCTGCCGCCCGGCCAGTACGCCGAGCGCGGGTTCCCGGTGCTCACCGCCGGGCCGACCCCCCGGATCGACCTGGCCGAATGGCGCCTCAAAGTCGAGGGGCTGGTGGCCACGCCCCAGGAGTGGACCTGGGAGGAGGTCCAGGCGCTGCCCCGGTCCAGCTTCGCGGGCGACATCCACTGCGTGACCCGCTGGAGCAAGCTCGGCACCGGCTTCGCCGGGGTGTCGGTCGACACCCTCCTGGACGCGGCCGAGCCGCTGCCCGCGGCCAGCCACGTCGTCGCCTTCTGCTACGGCGGCTACACCACCAACCTGCCCCTCGACGACGTCCGCGGCGGCAAGGCCTGGGTGGTGTGGGAGCACGAGGGCGCCCCCCTGCCGCCCGAGCACGGCGGCCCGGCGCGGCTGCTCGTGCCCCACCTGTACCTGTGGAAGAGCGCCAAGTGGCTGGCCGGGCTGCGCCTGCTCGACCACGACGCCCCCGGCTTCTGGGAGTCGCTCGGCTACCACAACCGGGGCGACCCCTGGCGGGAGGAGCGGTATTGGGGCGACTGA